The stretch of DNA GGCCGCCTCGCGCAGCGGGAAACGCTGCTTGACCTCGATTCTCACCTTGCCACTTTCCACCATCTCGAACAGGTCCGCCGCCATCGCCTCCAGTTCCGGACGGGTGCCGGCATAGGCGAACAGGGTCGGGCGCGTGATGTACAGCGAGCCGCGCGAGGCCAGTTCGCTCAAGGCGAAGGGCGGCACCGCGCCCGACGCATTGCCGAAGCTGACCATCAGGCCGCGCGGCTGCAGGCAGTCGAGCGAACGGATGAAGGTGTCCTTGCCGACCGAGTCGTAAACCACCGGCACCCTGGCGCCATCGGTAATCTCCAGCACACGCTGCACTACGTCTTCGGTGTTGTAGTTGATGACGTGGGCCGCTCCGTGGGCGCGCGCCAGTTCCGCCTTTTCCTCGGAGCCGACGGTGCCGATCAGGTTCACGCCGAGCGCCTTGGCCCACTGGCAGGCGATCAGCCCGACGCCGCCCGCCGCCGCGTGGAACAGGATGGTCTGGCCCGGCTCCAGGCGGTAGGTCTGGCGGAACAGGTACTGCACCGTCAGACCCTGCAGCATCATGGCCGCCCCCTGCTCGAAGGAAATCGCATCCGGCAGGCGCACCAGCATATTGGCCGGCATGACGCGCGCCTCGCTGTAGGCGCCCGCCGGGCCGCCGGCATAGGCGACGCGGTCGCCCGGCGCCACGTGGGTGACGCCCTCGCCCACCGCCTCGACCACGCCGGCGCCTTCCTGGCCCAGGCCGGACGGCAGCGCCATCTTGTACAGGCCGGTGCGGTAATAGGTGTCGATGTAGTTCAGGCCGATCGCGTGGTGGCGCACGCGCGCTTCGCCCGGGCCCGGTTCGCCGACCTCGACGTCCACGTACTCGAGCACTTCGGGGCCGCCGGTGGCGGCGATGCGGATGGCTTTGACCAGCATGGGGTTCTCCACATGCGTCTCCTCAGGCGCGCGCGCGCATCAGTTGCGACAGCACCAGGCGCGCGGTCGAGACGTTGGTGGCGCAGGCGATGTCGTGCACGTCGCAGGCGCGTACCAGGGCGTTGATGTCGGGTTCGTGCGGCTGCGGCGTCATCGGGTCGCGCAGGAAGATCACGCAGTCGATCTCGCCCTGCACCAGCTGGGCGCCGATCTGCAGGTCGCCGCCGACCGGGCCGGAATGCTTGCGCTCGACCGTGAGCCCGAGCTCGTTGGCCAGGCGGCCGCCGGTGGTGCCGGTGGCCGAGAGCGTGCAGCCCTTGAGGAAGTCGAGGTACTCGCCTGCGAGGGTGATCATGTCGTCCTTCTTCCTGTCGTGCGCGATCAGTGCAATCCGGGGCTTCAACTGCGGTGGCTTGGTCATTGTCGTCATTTTTTTAGCGAGAGAGAATAGATCCCCACAAGCACGAGACCGGTGCCGGCCAGCTGGACGCCCGTTACCGGCTCGCCGAGGATCAGCGCGCCGAGGAACAGCGTCGATACCGGTCCGATCATCCCGGCCTGCGAGGCGGTCGCGGCGCCGATGCGCTGGACCGCGGCCATGGTCATGAACACGGGGAAGATCGTACAGAATACCCCATTCACCAGCGACAGCCAGTATACCTCCGCCGGCTGCACCAGCATGCTCGCCGGGCGCAGCAGGAAGAACTGGGCGATGCAGGCCGCGCTCGACACGCACATCGCGTAGGCCACCAGGCGCAGCGAGCCGATGCGGCTGACCATCTCGCCGGTGCCGAGCAGGTAGACGGCATACGAGATGGCCGAGCCCAGCACCAGCAGCGAGCCCAGGATGGCACTGCCCGAACCGCCCGCCAGGTCGTGCACGAACACCAGCAGGATGCCGCAATAGGCCAGACCCAGGGCCGCCCACTGCGCCCCGCTGACGCGCCGCTTGAAGATCATCACGTTCGCCAGCAACACGAAGGTCGGGGTCAGGAACAGGATCAGCCGCTCGAGCCCCACCGAGATGTGCTGCAGGCCGAGAAAGTCGAGGTAGCTCGACAGGTAGTAGCCGAGCAGGCCCAGCACGACGATGCGCCAGCGGTCCTGCTTCGACAGCGGCGGCTGGGTCCGCATCTTCCAGAGCGCGACAGCGGCGAACACCGGAAGCGAGAACAGCATTCTGAACGCGATCAAAGTGACTGCATCGATGTGGTAGCGATACAGCAGTTTCGCGACGATGGCCTTAGTGGAAAACAGGACGGCGCCTGCGACGGCGATCGACAGGCCGGCGACGAGGGCGGCACGTGGTAAAGGAGCAGCAGGATTGACGGGGACGCTTTCGTTCATCCGACGATTGT from Massilia varians encodes:
- a CDS encoding quinone oxidoreductase family protein, with amino-acid sequence MVKAIRIAATGGPEVLEYVDVEVGEPGPGEARVRHHAIGLNYIDTYYRTGLYKMALPSGLGQEGAGVVEAVGEGVTHVAPGDRVAYAGGPAGAYSEARVMPANMLVRLPDAISFEQGAAMMLQGLTVQYLFRQTYRLEPGQTILFHAAAGGVGLIACQWAKALGVNLIGTVGSEEKAELARAHGAAHVINYNTEDVVQRVLEITDGARVPVVYDSVGKDTFIRSLDCLQPRGLMVSFGNASGAVPPFALSELASRGSLYITRPTLFAYAGTRPELEAMAADLFEMVESGKVRIEVKQRFPLREAAEAHRALEGRRTTGSTVLLP
- a CDS encoding DMT family transporter is translated as MNESVPVNPAAPLPRAALVAGLSIAVAGAVLFSTKAIVAKLLYRYHIDAVTLIAFRMLFSLPVFAAVALWKMRTQPPLSKQDRWRIVVLGLLGYYLSSYLDFLGLQHISVGLERLILFLTPTFVLLANVMIFKRRVSGAQWAALGLAYCGILLVFVHDLAGGSGSAILGSLLVLGSAISYAVYLLGTGEMVSRIGSLRLVAYAMCVSSAACIAQFFLLRPASMLVQPAEVYWLSLVNGVFCTIFPVFMTMAAVQRIGAATASQAGMIGPVSTLFLGALILGEPVTGVQLAGTGLVLVGIYSLSLKK
- a CDS encoding methylglyoxal synthase produces the protein MKPRIALIAHDRKKDDMITLAGEYLDFLKGCTLSATGTTGGRLANELGLTVERKHSGPVGGDLQIGAQLVQGEIDCVIFLRDPMTPQPHEPDINALVRACDVHDIACATNVSTARLVLSQLMRARA